From Pseudomonas sp. stari2, a single genomic window includes:
- the kdpA gene encoding potassium-transporting ATPase subunit KdpA, with the protein MHSYDYWQILAFFALVLLPAPFLGRFYYKVMEGQRTWLTPILGPVERGCYRIAGVDPQAEQSWQKYTLALLAFNLAGFLLLFAILLFQDHLPLNPQNLPGQEWTQAFNTAVSFMTNTNWQSYSGEATLSYLSQMVGLTVQNFVSAATGLAVLVALCRGIGRKSTKTLGNFWADMTRATLYGLLPLCLLLALYLVWQGVPQTFAQYVNAVTMQGVDQVIPLGPAASQIAIKQLGTNGGGFFGVNSAHPFENPTAWSNLFEVTSIILIPVALVFTFGHYVKDLRQSRAIIGCMLALFLIGGATSLWAEYQPNPALNNVAVEQTAPLEGKESRFGTTATVLWSVTTTAASNGSVNGMHDSLNPLSGMVALVNMMVGEVIFGGVGAGLYGMLLNVLIAVFLAGLMIGRTPEYLGKKLQAREVQLLVVTLLVMPVGVLVLGAIAAALPGPAATISNPGPHGFSQLLYAYTSASANNGSAFGGLSANTPFHNLMLGLGMLIGRFGYILPVLALAGSLAMKKTAPIGQNSFPTHGPLFVTLLTVTILLVGGLTFLPTLALGPIAEHLSMGF; encoded by the coding sequence ATGCACAGTTATGACTATTGGCAGATCCTCGCGTTTTTCGCGTTGGTGTTGCTGCCGGCGCCGTTCCTCGGGCGCTTCTACTACAAGGTGATGGAAGGTCAGCGCACCTGGCTGACGCCGATTCTCGGCCCGGTCGAGCGCGGCTGTTACCGAATTGCCGGGGTCGATCCGCAAGCCGAACAGAGCTGGCAGAAGTACACGCTGGCGCTGCTGGCGTTCAACCTCGCGGGTTTCCTGTTGCTGTTCGCGATCCTGTTGTTCCAGGATCACCTGCCGCTGAACCCGCAAAACCTGCCGGGCCAGGAGTGGACCCAGGCGTTCAACACCGCCGTCAGCTTCATGACCAACACCAACTGGCAGTCCTACAGCGGTGAAGCGACCCTCAGCTACCTGAGCCAGATGGTCGGCCTCACCGTGCAGAACTTCGTCAGCGCCGCCACCGGTCTTGCCGTGCTCGTCGCGTTGTGCCGTGGCATCGGTCGCAAATCCACCAAGACCCTGGGCAACTTCTGGGCCGACATGACCCGCGCCACCCTCTACGGTCTGCTGCCGCTGTGTCTGTTGCTGGCGCTGTACCTGGTGTGGCAGGGCGTGCCACAGACCTTCGCGCAATATGTGAATGCGGTGACGATGCAAGGCGTCGATCAAGTAATCCCGCTCGGCCCCGCAGCCAGCCAGATTGCGATCAAGCAACTGGGCACCAACGGCGGTGGTTTCTTCGGCGTCAACTCGGCGCATCCGTTCGAGAACCCGACCGCGTGGAGCAACCTGTTCGAAGTCACCTCGATCATCCTGATCCCGGTGGCGCTGGTGTTCACCTTCGGTCACTACGTCAAGGACCTGCGTCAGAGCCGCGCCATCATCGGCTGCATGCTCGCGCTGTTCCTGATCGGCGGCGCTACTTCGCTGTGGGCCGAGTATCAGCCGAACCCTGCGCTGAATAACGTGGCCGTCGAACAGACCGCACCGCTGGAAGGCAAGGAATCGCGTTTCGGCACCACTGCCACCGTGCTCTGGTCGGTGACCACCACCGCAGCCTCGAACGGTTCGGTCAACGGCATGCATGACAGCCTCAACCCGCTCAGCGGCATGGTCGCGCTGGTCAACATGATGGTCGGCGAAGTGATCTTCGGCGGCGTCGGTGCCGGGCTCTACGGCATGTTGCTGAACGTGCTGATCGCGGTGTTCCTCGCCGGCCTGATGATCGGCCGCACCCCGGAATACCTCGGCAAGAAACTCCAGGCCCGCGAAGTGCAACTGCTGGTCGTGACCCTGCTGGTGATGCCGGTTGGCGTGCTGGTGCTGGGCGCGATTGCCGCTGCCCTGCCTGGCCCGGCGGCGACCATCAGCAACCCCGGCCCCCACGGTTTCAGCCAGTTGCTGTACGCCTACACCTCGGCCAGTGCCAACAACGGTTCGGCGTTCGGTGGCCTGAGTGCCAACACCCCGTTCCACAACCTGATGCTGGGCTTGGGCATGTTGATCGGTCGCTTCGGTTACATCCTCCCGGTACTGGCCCTGGCCGGCAGCCTGGCGATGAAGAAAACCGCACCGATCGGCCAGAACAGCTTCCCGACCCACGGCCCGTTGTTCGTGACCCTGTTGACCGTGACCATTTTGCTGGTGGGCGGCCTGACCTTCTTGCCGACCCTGGCGCTCGGCCCGATTGCCGAACACCTGAGCATGGGCTTCTAA
- a CDS encoding ComEA family DNA-binding protein has product MRTGYFYSLIFALLTSASIAAIAAPLASSETNKAPVVMDASAASENQKVDLNGADAATLQKELAGVGEAKAKAIVAYRETNGPFASVDELLEVKGIGKAILDRNRDKLEVN; this is encoded by the coding sequence ATGCGTACCGGTTATTTCTACTCCCTGATTTTTGCCTTGCTGACCAGTGCCTCGATTGCCGCCATTGCTGCGCCTCTGGCTTCTTCCGAAACGAACAAGGCGCCTGTGGTGATGGACGCCTCAGCCGCTTCTGAAAATCAGAAGGTCGATCTGAACGGTGCCGATGCGGCCACTCTGCAGAAGGAACTTGCAGGCGTAGGCGAGGCCAAGGCGAAAGCGATTGTTGCTTATCGTGAAACAAACGGGCCGTTCGCGTCGGTGGATGAATTGCTGGAAGTGAAGGGGATCGGCAAGGCGATCCTCGATCGCAATCGCGACAAGCTGGAAGTGAACTAA
- a CDS encoding glycosyltransferase family 4 protein, translating into MNYGWFIPVAALLSFGCTWLLRHYALSRSLMDIPNARSSHSVPTPRGGGVAIVLTFMVALVFLLWRDLIVTAQFWAIAGAGGLVAVIGFMDDHGHIAARWRLLGHFAAATWLLFWMGGLPPIAIFGWQVDLGVVGQLLAVVYLVWLLNLYNFMDGIDGIASVEAISICLSACLLAWLGGWLQLVWAPLLLAVCVAGFLFWNFPPAKIFMGDAGSGFLGIVLGGLSLQAAAVSSDFLWGWLILLGVFIVDATYTLLRRLLRGDKVYEAHRSHAYQFASRRFGRHLPVTIAVAAINMFWLLPVAVAVTRFGLDGSLGLIVAYAPLLLLAIRFRAGELE; encoded by the coding sequence ATGAATTACGGATGGTTCATACCAGTCGCTGCACTTCTGTCCTTCGGTTGTACCTGGCTATTACGCCACTACGCGTTGTCGCGCAGCCTGATGGATATTCCCAATGCGCGCAGTTCGCATTCTGTGCCGACCCCGCGTGGTGGCGGAGTAGCCATAGTCCTGACTTTCATGGTCGCATTGGTTTTCCTGCTCTGGCGGGACCTGATCGTCACGGCTCAGTTCTGGGCGATTGCGGGAGCGGGCGGCCTGGTCGCGGTCATCGGCTTTATGGATGACCACGGGCATATCGCTGCTCGCTGGCGCCTGTTGGGTCATTTTGCAGCCGCCACCTGGCTGCTTTTCTGGATGGGAGGTCTGCCGCCTATCGCGATTTTCGGATGGCAGGTCGATCTCGGCGTGGTTGGGCAGTTGCTTGCCGTGGTTTATCTGGTGTGGTTGCTGAATCTATACAACTTCATGGATGGCATTGACGGTATCGCGAGTGTCGAAGCCATCAGCATCTGTCTCAGTGCGTGTCTGCTTGCCTGGCTAGGCGGTTGGTTGCAATTGGTCTGGGCACCGCTGCTGCTTGCGGTGTGCGTCGCCGGTTTCCTGTTCTGGAATTTTCCGCCCGCAAAAATCTTCATGGGTGATGCCGGTAGTGGCTTCCTCGGCATCGTGCTGGGAGGCCTGTCGCTGCAGGCGGCGGCGGTTTCGAGTGATTTTTTATGGGGCTGGCTGATCCTGCTCGGCGTATTCATTGTTGATGCAACTTACACCTTGCTTCGCCGATTGCTACGCGGTGACAAAGTGTATGAAGCCCATCGCAGCCATGCCTATCAGTTCGCCTCTCGTCGGTTTGGTCGTCATCTGCCGGTAACTATTGCCGTTGCGGCGATCAATATGTTCTGGCTGTTGCCGGTTGCCGTGGCGGTGACACGTTTTGGGCTGGACGGCAGCCTGGGCCTGATTGTGGCCTATGCTCCTTTGCTGTTGCTGGCAATCAGGTTTCGGGCCGGTGAACTTGAATAG
- the kdpF gene encoding K(+)-transporting ATPase subunit F, whose translation MSVLDGVSLLLAVGLFIYLLVALLRADRN comes from the coding sequence ATGAGCGTTCTGGACGGGGTGTCCCTGCTGCTGGCAGTGGGGCTGTTCATTTATCTGTTGGTTGCGCTGTTGCGCGCGGACCGGAACTAG
- a CDS encoding SDR family NAD(P)-dependent oxidoreductase, whose amino-acid sequence MNSPKTQGTALVTGASSGIGAVYADRLAARGFDLLLVARDQERLGSAADRLRDAHGVQVEVLRADLTQKNEVLKLEQRLRSDSSISLLVNNAGVAINGLLANADPEALEKLIQLNVTTLTRLAAAAASAFTSAGRGTIINIASVVALFPERFNATYSASKAYVLSLTQSLNTELEGTGVKVQAVLPGVTRTEIWERSGTDASSIPAEMVMEAGEMVDAALSGLDQGELVTIPSLPDAAEWQAFVAARHVMAPNLSHSSAASRYK is encoded by the coding sequence ATGAATTCACCGAAAACCCAAGGCACGGCGCTTGTCACGGGCGCCTCTTCCGGCATCGGTGCGGTGTATGCCGATCGATTGGCGGCGCGTGGTTTTGATCTGTTGCTGGTGGCTCGCGATCAGGAACGCCTGGGGTCTGCTGCAGACAGGTTGCGGGATGCTCACGGTGTCCAGGTCGAAGTGCTGAGGGCCGATCTGACGCAAAAAAATGAGGTGCTCAAGCTTGAGCAGCGCCTGCGCAGCGATTCCAGCATCAGCCTGTTGGTCAACAATGCGGGGGTGGCAATTAATGGATTGCTGGCCAATGCCGATCCCGAGGCGCTGGAGAAGCTGATTCAATTGAACGTCACAACCCTCACCCGGCTGGCAGCCGCTGCTGCCTCGGCATTCACCAGCGCCGGGCGCGGCACGATCATTAATATCGCGTCGGTGGTCGCCTTGTTCCCCGAACGTTTCAATGCCACCTACAGTGCCAGCAAGGCCTACGTGTTGAGCCTCACTCAGTCGCTCAATACGGAACTTGAAGGCACCGGGGTCAAGGTGCAAGCGGTATTGCCCGGTGTGACCCGAACTGAAATCTGGGAACGGTCCGGCACTGACGCCAGTAGCATACCCGCGGAGATGGTCATGGAGGCGGGCGAAATGGTCGATGCCGCATTGTCCGGGCTGGATCAGGGCGAACTCGTCACCATTCCTTCGCTGCCAGACGCCGCAGAGTGGCAAGCCTTCGTCGCCGCGCGTCATGTGATGGCGCCCAACCTGTCCCACAGCTCGGCGGCCAGCCGTTACAAGTGA
- a CDS encoding nucleoside-diphosphate sugar epimerase/dehydratase, whose amino-acid sequence MNKIRERLLGLPRRRKRLIQVATDIILVWAALWLAFIVRLGIDDMYNPFKVHLWLFACAPVVAIPLFIRFGMYRAVMRYFGNDALIAIIKAVSLSSLILAVVVYWYSNHETVVPRSIIFNYWWLSLVIIGGLRLCMRQYFMGDWFTASLHVPFTSRDNGLTKVAIYGAGVAGNQLVAALRMGKVMRPVAFVDDDPSIAERSISGLHVYKPKHIQEMIDVTGAQEILLALPSSTRARRREILNLLEGFPLHVRSVPNFTDLASGRVKVEDIQEVDIADLLGRDSVPAQPDLLERCIKGKTVMVTGAGGSIGSELCRQIFALGPTTLLLFDHSEFNLYSILSELERRGCRESVSVHLLPILGSIRHPHKLLDVMKTWRVDTVYHAAAYKHVPMVEHNIAEGVLNNVIGTLNTAQAALQSGVSNFVLISTDKAVRPTNIMGSTKRLAELTLQALSREIAPVLFGDKSNVSRVNKTRFTMVRFGNVLGSSGSVIPLFHNQIKSGGPLTVTHPKITRYFMTIPEAAQLVIQAGSMGQGGDVFVLDMGEPVKIVELAEKMIHLSGLSIRSERNPQGDISIEFTGLRPGEKLYEELLIGDNVAATPHPMIMTASEDHLPWDVLKSRLGELLAAVDADDYSRVRQLLRETVSGYTPDGEIVDWIYQQRRLEP is encoded by the coding sequence ATGAACAAGATCAGAGAGCGGTTGCTGGGATTGCCCCGGCGGCGAAAGCGTCTTATACAAGTGGCAACAGACATTATCCTGGTCTGGGCCGCGCTCTGGTTGGCATTCATTGTCCGACTGGGGATTGACGACATGTACAACCCCTTCAAAGTGCATCTCTGGCTGTTCGCATGCGCACCCGTTGTCGCGATTCCTCTGTTTATTCGTTTTGGCATGTACCGGGCGGTCATGCGTTACTTCGGCAATGACGCGTTGATCGCGATTATCAAAGCCGTCAGTTTGTCCTCCTTGATTTTGGCTGTAGTTGTCTACTGGTACAGCAATCACGAAACCGTTGTTCCGCGTTCGATCATATTCAACTACTGGTGGCTGAGTCTGGTCATTATCGGCGGATTGCGCCTTTGCATGCGTCAGTACTTCATGGGGGACTGGTTTACCGCGTCTTTGCATGTACCGTTCACCAGTCGCGACAACGGCTTGACCAAGGTCGCCATCTACGGCGCCGGTGTTGCCGGCAATCAATTGGTGGCAGCACTTCGCATGGGTAAAGTGATGCGCCCGGTGGCGTTCGTTGACGATGACCCGAGTATTGCGGAGCGTTCGATTTCCGGGCTGCATGTCTACAAGCCCAAACACATTCAAGAGATGATCGATGTCACAGGCGCCCAGGAAATCCTCCTCGCGCTTCCGTCATCGACCCGGGCGCGGCGTCGGGAGATTCTTAACCTGCTTGAAGGGTTTCCGCTTCACGTAAGAAGTGTGCCGAATTTCACCGATCTGGCGAGCGGCCGGGTCAAGGTCGAGGATATTCAAGAGGTGGATATTGCCGACCTGCTGGGACGCGACTCGGTGCCCGCGCAGCCGGATCTGCTGGAGCGCTGTATCAAGGGCAAGACTGTGATGGTGACGGGAGCGGGCGGCTCGATCGGTTCGGAATTGTGCCGGCAGATCTTCGCACTGGGACCGACCACGCTGCTGCTGTTCGATCACAGTGAGTTCAATCTGTACAGCATTCTGTCCGAGCTGGAACGGCGTGGTTGCCGGGAGTCCGTATCCGTGCACTTGCTGCCGATTCTCGGCTCTATCCGCCACCCGCATAAACTGCTCGATGTCATGAAGACCTGGCGGGTCGACACCGTTTATCACGCTGCCGCCTACAAGCATGTGCCTATGGTCGAGCACAACATTGCCGAAGGCGTGCTGAACAATGTGATCGGCACGCTCAATACGGCTCAGGCAGCATTGCAATCAGGCGTGTCCAACTTTGTATTGATTTCGACAGACAAGGCTGTGCGTCCGACCAACATCATGGGCAGCACCAAGCGCTTGGCCGAGTTGACCCTTCAGGCCTTGAGCCGTGAAATTGCGCCGGTTTTGTTTGGCGACAAATCCAATGTCTCTCGGGTCAATAAAACCCGCTTCACCATGGTCCGTTTCGGTAATGTGCTGGGGTCATCCGGGTCGGTGATTCCGCTGTTTCACAACCAGATCAAGTCCGGCGGCCCGCTGACAGTCACCCATCCGAAAATCACCCGTTACTTCATGACCATCCCCGAAGCCGCACAACTGGTTATCCAGGCAGGCTCCATGGGGCAGGGCGGCGATGTGTTCGTGCTGGATATGGGGGAGCCGGTGAAAATCGTTGAGCTCGCGGAAAAGATGATCCATCTGTCCGGTCTGAGCATTCGCTCCGAGCGTAATCCGCAGGGTGACATCTCAATTGAGTTCACCGGTTTGCGGCCTGGAGAAAAGCTCTATGAAGAGCTATTGATCGGCGACAACGTCGCCGCCACGCCGCATCCGATGATCATGACTGCCAGTGAAGATCATTTGCCATGGGATGTTCTTAAATCCCGGTTGGGAGAGCTGCTCGCTGCTGTCGATGCGGATGACTACTCCCGCGTCCGCCAGCTTCTGCGCGAAACCGTCAGCGGCTACACCCCTGACGGCGAAATCGTCGACTGGATCTACCAGCAGCGCCGTCTCGAACCCTGA
- the eat gene encoding ethanolamine permease produces MNTQLKPTLGTLHLWGIAVGLVISGEYFGWSYGWGVAGTLGFLVTSFMVATMYTCFIFSFTELTTAIPHAGGPFAYSRRAFGEKGGLIAGLATLIEFVFAPPAIALAIGAYLNVQFPALDPKHAAVGAYIVFMGLNILGVKLAATFELIVCVLAVAELLVFMGVVAPAFSFSNFALNGWAGADVFGAPAIAGMFAAIPFAIWFFLAIEGAAMAAEEAKDPKRTIPKAYISGILTLVLLAMGVMFFAGGVGDWRTLSNINDPLPQAMKAVVGDNSGWLHMLVWIGLFGLVASFHGIILGYSRQFFALARAGYLPASLAKLSRFQTPHRAIIAGGIIGIAAVYSDGLINLGGMTLTAAMITMAVFGAIVMYIMSMLSLFKLRKSEPNLERTFRAPCYPLIPFIALVLAVVCLVAMAWFNALIGLIFLGFMAVGFGYFLLTGQLRANAPADAMLTGQ; encoded by the coding sequence ATGAACACACAACTCAAACCCACGCTGGGCACATTGCACCTGTGGGGCATTGCGGTGGGGCTGGTGATTTCCGGGGAGTATTTCGGCTGGAGTTATGGCTGGGGCGTCGCCGGAACATTGGGCTTTCTGGTGACCTCGTTCATGGTCGCGACCATGTACACCTGCTTCATTTTCAGCTTCACCGAACTGACCACGGCGATCCCGCATGCGGGCGGGCCGTTTGCCTACAGTCGCCGGGCTTTTGGTGAAAAGGGCGGATTGATCGCCGGATTGGCAACGCTGATCGAATTCGTTTTTGCCCCACCGGCGATTGCGCTGGCGATTGGCGCCTATCTGAACGTACAGTTTCCGGCCCTCGATCCGAAACACGCAGCGGTTGGTGCATACATCGTGTTCATGGGCCTGAACATTCTTGGTGTGAAACTGGCCGCGACCTTCGAGTTGATCGTCTGCGTGCTGGCCGTCGCCGAGTTGCTGGTGTTCATGGGCGTGGTCGCACCCGCCTTCAGCTTCAGCAACTTCGCCCTCAATGGCTGGGCCGGCGCGGACGTGTTCGGCGCACCGGCGATCGCCGGGATGTTCGCGGCGATTCCGTTTGCGATCTGGTTCTTCCTCGCGATTGAAGGCGCGGCCATGGCGGCAGAAGAAGCCAAGGATCCGAAACGCACGATTCCCAAGGCTTACATCAGCGGCATCCTGACCCTGGTGCTGCTGGCCATGGGCGTGATGTTCTTTGCCGGCGGCGTCGGCGACTGGCGCACCCTGTCGAACATCAACGATCCGCTGCCGCAGGCGATGAAAGCGGTGGTCGGCGACAATTCCGGCTGGCTGCACATGCTGGTGTGGATCGGTCTGTTCGGGCTGGTGGCGAGTTTCCACGGGATCATTCTCGGCTACTCGCGGCAGTTCTTCGCCCTCGCCCGTGCCGGTTACCTGCCCGCCTCGCTGGCGAAGCTGTCGCGCTTCCAGACGCCGCACCGGGCGATCATCGCCGGCGGAATCATCGGCATTGCCGCCGTTTACAGCGACGGCCTGATCAACCTCGGCGGCATGACCCTCACTGCCGCAATGATCACCATGGCCGTGTTCGGCGCCATCGTGATGTACATCATGAGCATGCTCAGTCTGTTCAAGCTGCGCAAAAGCGAACCGAATCTGGAGCGGACTTTCCGCGCGCCGTGCTACCCATTGATCCCGTTCATTGCGCTGGTGCTGGCGGTGGTGTGCCTGGTGGCAATGGCCTGGTTCAACGCACTGATCGGGCTGATCTTCCTCGGTTTCATGGCGGTCGGCTTCGGCTATTTCCTGCTCACTGGCCAGTTGCGCGCGAACGCGCCAGCCGACGCGATGCTGACCGGTCAATAG
- a CDS encoding TetR/AcrR family transcriptional regulator codes for MRYSQDHKAQTHQRIIKEASERFRKDGIGATGLQPLMKALGLTHGGFYSHFKSKDDLVEKALQAAGDQVAGLCEELFAQEKPLEAFIDTYLSEWHQTSPHEGCPLLTISSELGLRGQPSPTSDLVLKARLDQIQNTLEGENAAERSIVIMATLAGALLLSRSVADAGFAQQILDVTREQLKRSED; via the coding sequence ATGCGTTACTCGCAAGATCATAAAGCCCAGACCCATCAGCGCATTATCAAGGAAGCATCCGAACGCTTTCGCAAGGACGGCATCGGCGCGACCGGTCTGCAACCGTTGATGAAAGCGCTGGGCCTGACCCACGGTGGCTTTTATTCGCATTTCAAATCCAAGGACGACCTGGTCGAAAAAGCCCTGCAGGCGGCTGGCGATCAGGTCGCGGGCTTGTGCGAGGAGCTGTTCGCCCAGGAAAAACCGCTGGAAGCCTTCATCGATACGTACCTGTCCGAATGGCACCAGACCTCTCCTCATGAAGGCTGCCCGCTGCTGACCATTTCTTCGGAACTGGGATTGCGCGGACAACCGAGCCCGACCAGCGATCTCGTGCTCAAGGCTCGCCTGGATCAGATCCAGAACACCCTTGAAGGCGAGAACGCGGCCGAACGCAGTATCGTCATCATGGCGACACTGGCGGGCGCGCTCCTGCTCTCACGCAGCGTCGCGGATGCCGGGTTTGCCCAACAGATCCTCGACGTCACCCGCGAACAACTCAAGCGCTCCGAAGACTAA
- a CDS encoding DUF1989 domain-containing protein codes for MYKDYPAAYQVSKGSALQVNTPFYERIRDQKAARTLIEQFEVPIRTGRAWHVPAGHVFRVTTPVGPQVGDFNVWNAHDPRERMWAARTRQLQGAHVSTHDRLWSNLPFLRPLVTITDDSLADYGIDEHGGRLHDLLGTRCDPYVNKMLTGEDFHHHCHSNLTRAVLPHGLTEFDVHDVLNIFQCTGLNHDDLYFMKACPAQKGDYLEFFAEIDLLCALSTCPGGDLSLAMWGPDAQDPLSVCRPLGVEIYRLDESLLEGWSSPERAAYKGLHGLHIAKADWEK; via the coding sequence ATGTACAAAGACTATCCGGCCGCCTATCAAGTCAGTAAGGGCTCGGCCTTGCAGGTCAATACACCGTTTTATGAGCGGATTCGCGACCAGAAGGCTGCGCGGACCCTGATCGAGCAATTCGAAGTGCCGATCCGCACCGGCCGCGCCTGGCATGTTCCGGCGGGGCATGTGTTTCGTGTCACCACACCGGTGGGGCCTCAGGTGGGCGACTTCAATGTGTGGAATGCCCACGATCCGCGTGAACGGATGTGGGCGGCGCGCACCCGACAACTGCAGGGCGCGCATGTCAGCACCCATGATCGTCTCTGGTCGAACCTGCCTTTTCTACGGCCTCTGGTGACCATCACCGATGACAGCCTGGCCGATTACGGCATCGATGAACACGGCGGGCGCCTGCACGACTTGCTCGGCACACGCTGTGATCCGTATGTGAACAAAATGCTCACCGGCGAAGACTTCCACCATCACTGCCACTCCAACCTGACCCGCGCCGTGCTACCGCACGGTCTGACCGAATTCGATGTGCATGACGTGTTGAACATCTTTCAGTGCACGGGGCTGAATCATGATGACCTGTACTTCATGAAGGCCTGCCCGGCGCAGAAGGGCGATTATCTGGAGTTCTTTGCGGAAATCGACTTGCTGTGTGCATTATCGACGTGTCCCGGCGGTGATCTGTCGCTGGCGATGTGGGGGCCGGACGCGCAGGATCCATTGAGCGTGTGCCGCCCGCTGGGTGTGGAAATCTATCGGCTGGACGAGTCTCTGCTGGAAGGCTGGAGCTCGCCGGAGCGCGCGGCGTACAAAGGCCTGCATGGCTTGCACATTGCCAAGGCCGACTGGGAAAAGTAA
- the fabF gene encoding beta-ketoacyl-ACP synthase II, translating to MDQRRVVVTGMGLVSPLGSGVEVVWQRLLAGRSGLRQLPEAVIADLPARVGGVVPTMEEDAEAGFDPDRATPPKEQKKMDRFILFAMEAARQALEQAGWHPNDPLAQERTATIIGSGVGGFGAIADAVRTTDSRGPRRLSPFTIPSFLVNLAAGHVSIQHGLKGPLGAPVTACAAGVQAIGDAARLIRAGEADIAVCGGAEACIDRVSLAGFAAARALSSGYNETPERASRPFDSGRDGFVMGEGAGLLVIESLDHALARGARPLAELVGYGTSADAYHLTAGPEDGSGARRAMTLALAQAGIAPDQVQHLNAHATSTPVGDLGELAAIKSVFGAQNKIAVTSTKSATGHLLGAAGGLEAIFTLLAIRDQTVPPTLNLDNPDPASEGVDIVHGQARSMPIEYALSNGFGFGGVNASVLFKRWQA from the coding sequence ATGGATCAGCGTCGAGTAGTTGTTACGGGTATGGGCCTGGTATCGCCCTTGGGCAGTGGTGTCGAAGTCGTTTGGCAGCGTTTGCTTGCCGGGCGCTCGGGCTTGCGCCAGTTGCCGGAAGCGGTGATTGCCGATCTGCCGGCCCGGGTCGGTGGTGTGGTGCCGACAATGGAAGAGGACGCCGAGGCCGGTTTCGATCCGGATCGGGCGACGCCGCCCAAAGAGCAGAAGAAAATGGATCGTTTCATTCTGTTTGCCATGGAGGCTGCCCGTCAGGCGCTTGAGCAGGCCGGCTGGCACCCGAACGACCCCCTCGCTCAGGAGCGCACAGCGACCATCATCGGCTCCGGTGTCGGCGGATTCGGCGCGATTGCCGATGCCGTGCGCACCACCGACAGCCGTGGCCCGCGACGCTTGTCGCCGTTCACCATCCCTTCGTTTCTGGTCAACCTCGCGGCGGGCCATGTCTCGATCCAGCACGGGCTCAAGGGCCCGCTCGGCGCTCCGGTCACCGCGTGTGCTGCTGGCGTGCAGGCGATCGGTGACGCCGCTCGGCTGATTCGTGCCGGTGAGGCCGACATTGCCGTGTGCGGCGGTGCGGAAGCATGCATCGACCGCGTGAGCCTCGCCGGATTTGCAGCGGCGCGGGCACTCTCCAGTGGCTACAACGAAACGCCCGAGCGTGCTTCGCGCCCGTTCGACAGCGGGCGTGACGGTTTCGTGATGGGCGAGGGGGCCGGGTTGCTGGTGATCGAGTCGCTGGATCACGCATTGGCCCGTGGTGCCAGGCCACTGGCCGAACTGGTCGGCTACGGCACCAGTGCCGACGCCTATCATTTGACTGCCGGGCCGGAAGACGGCAGCGGAGCTCGACGAGCCATGACGCTGGCGCTGGCTCAGGCCGGTATCGCGCCGGATCAGGTGCAGCATCTGAATGCACATGCGACCTCGACGCCGGTTGGTGACCTGGGTGAACTGGCTGCAATCAAGTCGGTATTTGGAGCACAGAATAAAATCGCCGTGACCTCGACCAAATCCGCCACCGGCCATTTATTGGGAGCTGCCGGTGGCCTGGAAGCGATCTTCACGTTGTTGGCTATCCGCGACCAGACCGTTCCGCCAACCCTCAACCTGGACAATCCCGACCCGGCCAGCGAAGGCGTGGACATCGTCCACGGTCAGGCGCGGTCAATGCCGATCGAATACGCACTGTCCAACGGCTTCGGTTTCGGTGGGGTCAATGCCAGCGTGCTGTTCAAGCGCTGGCAGGCTTAG
- a CDS encoding DUF2897 family protein → MPWYAWLILVVAIGSIVGGLMMLRDTANKVELTEEQRQRVAERNAEADIKDAQDR, encoded by the coding sequence ATGCCCTGGTATGCCTGGTTGATTCTGGTCGTTGCAATCGGCTCGATCGTGGGGGGTCTGATGATGCTGCGCGACACCGCCAACAAGGTCGAACTGACCGAAGAACAACGTCAACGCGTTGCCGAGCGCAATGCCGAAGCGGACATCAAGGACGCGCAGGACCGCTGA